The genomic window ACTGTCTGGTCGAGTACGGGTACGCGGGGACGACGACGCCGCGGGTCGCCGAACGGGCCGGGGTCACCCGTGGCGCACAGGTGCACCACTTCGGATCCAAGACCGACCTGGTGGTTGCCGCGATCAGTCACCTGGCGCAACTGCGCGCGGAGACCGCGATGCGGGAGATGGCCAAGGTCGAACGCGGCAACGATCCGGTCGGCGCGGCGCTGGATTTCCTGTGGGAGCTGCACCAGGGTCCGCTGTTCATCGCGACTGTCGAACTGTGGGTGGCCGGTCGGACCGATCCGGTGCTGGCCGCGGCGATGGAGAAGGTCGAGCCGTTCGTGAACAACGCCGTCCTGATGGCCGTCGCCCGGTTCGTGCCGGACGAGATCCGCCGCAAGGAGGCCCGCGACTTCATCTACACCGCGATGGACGCGCTGCGCGGCATCCTGGTCTCCAACTTCATCGACCCGGACAACGAACGGGCGCAACGCCGTTGGCGTCGCGCGACCGCGCACTTGCACAACATCGCCGAGGCCGCGCTTGCCGACGTTCGCGCGGCGGAGTGAGCGGGCGGGCGGCTATTCGCCGCACAGGCCTTGGGTGACAACGGCGTTCGCTTTCGCGAAAAGCTCGGCGAAGCCCTCGAAGTCGTCCCAGCGTAGGACGGTTCCCGTGGTCACCGACATCTCGAAGCGTCTGGTGCCATCGATCGTGCTGTACGCCTCCGAGTAATAGCCCGGGACGTTTCCGTTGTGACCGATGCCGACGCACTCCGGGCCGAACTCCTGTCGCAGCAATCCGAGACCGTAATCCATGCCGGGCGCCATCGGCCTGGTCGTCCGCATCTCGGCGAGCAGGGGCGGCGCGAGGAGTCGGCCGCCGAACAGGGCGCCGACGAAGGTGTCGAGATCTCGCGTTGAAGAGATCATTTCGCCCGCGGCCCCTGCCCACGAGGGATTTTGGCGGGTCAGGTCGGCAGTCAGCTGTGCGCCGTTCTCCTCGTACACCAGATAGCCGTGGGCGTGCGGCCCGATGATCTCCGGCCAAGTCCCTGGCACGAGGGTCTCCCACAGGCCGAGCGGCACCACGATGCGGCTGTAGATCTGCAGGCCGTACGGCAGTCCGGTGAGCTTTTCGATCAGCATTCCGGCCAGTTGATAGTTCGTGTTGGAGTACGACCAATCGGTGCCCGGCTCGAACCGGGCCGGCTTGGTCAGTGCGAACCGAATCAGTTCATCGGGCTGGTAGTCACGATAAAACGCGTCCACGGATGCCCTGCCCGACTCCGGCAGAATCCCGGTTTCGATGGTCCCGTCGGGCCGCAATTCGCCGGTGTACGAGAACAGGCCGCTGGTGTGTTGCAACACCATTCGCACGGTGATGCGCGGGTCAAGGCCGAACTGAGGCAAGTGCCGGGCCACCGGATCTTCCAGCCCGAGCCGACCCTCGCCGACCAACTGCAGGAGCACCGTCGCCACAAAGGTTTTGGTGATGCTGCCGATCCGGAACCGCCCGTCCACCGGCACCGGCTCCGGACGGCCCAACTCCGCCACTCCGGCGCTACCCGTCCACCCGCCGTGCTGGTCGTGCACCCGCACTTGGACCCCGGCCGCACCGGCCGCGATCAGCTCCTCCATGGCCCGCTGCAGCCCGACACGCTCCGCAACCGCCGGAGCCGCCACGGCACCCGCCCCCGCCGACCCGATCAGCACGACGGCCGAAACGAATGCAATCCCCAACCGCCGCAACAACATCAAACCCCCCGCGTGAGATCCGTCCCCCCAGGTTAACCGCTCTCCTCCCACCATTGTCGACGAAAGGGACATGACCGAGGACGTTTGCCTCGGTCATGTCCCTTTCGCCAGCGAGATCAGTGCTGTCGGGGCAGGAGGTGATCGCCGGGTTTGTCGGTGGAGAGGGCGAGGGAGCTGATGTATTGGATTTCGCCCGCTGGGCCGGGGATGGCCGAGGCGATCATGTCCGGGCGTTCGAATTCCAGGCCGGTGACGTGGCAGGTCAGCGTCTCGCCGGAGGGGTTGCCGTGCTCGTCGAACATCGGCAGGTCGATGCCGTCGTCGCTGCGGCGCAGGTAGTACTTGCCCTTGGTGGCGATGGCGGTGAGCGGGGTGGCGACGAACGCGACCACCAGCGCGACGATCGGGGAGTACGGCTTCAGTAGATCACCGAAGATGCCGAAGAATGTCATGATCGACAGCACCGCCGAGAGGCCGAAGCCGACCAGGCCGACGGGATTGAAGTCGTAGAGCATGCCGCGCCGGAACTCCGGCTGCTTCGGCGAGATCTTCAGCAGGTACTTGTTGACCGCGATATCCGTTGCCACGGTGACGATCCAGGCGATGCCGCAGTTGGCGTAGAAGCCCAGAATGTTGTTGAGGAAGTCGAACATGTTGGCTTCCATCAGGATCAGCGCGATCACCAGGTTCACGGCCAGGAAGATCAGCCGACCGGGGTACGACTTGGTCACCCGGGTATAGGAATTCGTCCAAGCGAGCGACCCCGAGTACGCATTGGTGACATTGATCTTGATCTGGCTGATCACGACCAGCACGACGGCCAGCGTCATGGCCAGCCAGCCCGGAACCATATCGCGGTAGATCTCCAGGAACTGGTGCACCGGCTGGTTGGCGATGCCCTGCGCGGCAGGCAGATTCGCGATCAGATACACGGCAAGGAACAGGCCGACTACCTGCTTGAGCGCGCCGAACACCACCCAGCCGGGGCCGGCCAGCAGCATCCAGGTCCACCACTTGCGCGCGTTCTCCGGCGTGCGCGGCGGCATGAAGCGCAGGTAATCGATCTGCTCGGCGATCTGCGCGATCAACGACAGGCACACACCGGCGGCCAGCAGGGTGCCGGAAACGCTTACCCCGGAACCATTTTCGCCGCCGTAGGCGAAGAACGACGACACCGAATCCGGGTGGCGCACCAACAGGAACCCGAACGGCAGCACCATCAGCAGCAGCCACAGCGGCGTCGTCCATACCTGCAACTTGGCCAGCGTGTTCATGCCGTAGATGACCAGCGGGAAGATGATCAGCGTCGAGGCGAGATAGCCGAGCCACAGGGGTATGTTCAGCCCCAATTCCAGCCCCTGGGCCATGATCGACCCTTCCAGCGCGAAGAAGATAAACGTGAACGACGCGAACACCACATTGGTGAGCACCGAGCCGTAGTAACCGAAACCGCTACCGCGCGTGATCAAGTCGAGGTCGAGGTTGTAGCGCGCCGCGTAGTAGGCGAGCGGAAATCCGGTCAGCATGACGACAATCGCGAAGAACCCGATGCCAAGCAGCGCGTTTCCGGTGCCGTGCGCGATGCCGATGTTCGCGCCGATGGCGAAGTCGGCCAGGTAGGCGATGCCGCCGAGGGCGGAGATCCCGACGACCGCCGGGCTCCATTTCCGGTAGCTCCGTGGCGCGAACCGCAGCGTGTAGTCCTCGAGTGTTTCTTTGGCTGCGGCGATCCCGTCAGAATTCGACGATCGGGTCTCTAGCTCGACCACGTTTTACTCCTCATCCCCGCCTGAACAACAACAACTGTTCGACGGTCGTACACGGTTGTGGACGGGCAATTTCCGAACGATTACGCGGCTGTTACGTCATTACCGGGGGTGAGCCGCGTCACAGCAAAGGATTTCGTTGCGTCCTGGCGTCCTGGCAACCCGCTGTCTACCAGCGCGAACTGGCGATACATACCCCCTCGGCGGTATGTCTTCGGGTGTCGGCGACGAGCTGGCTATTCGATAGGCGCAACCCCGGGTAACGGTGACAACCTTGCGTACTTACATACATCTCTGTATGTTTGTTTCAGGTCGATCCGGACGGATCAGCCACCGCTGCCCGCGCTGCGGACAGCACCGGCGCGGCGCGCCGGAGCAGGCACTATCTGAGGAGTTCGATGGCGAACAAGGTCTACGTCGTCGGCGTCGGCATGACGAAGTTCGAGAAGCCGGGCCGCCGCAAGAACGAAGACGGCACCGATTGGGACTACCCGGACATGGCTCGGGAGTCGGGGACCAAGGCGCTCGCCGACGCGGGCATCGCCTACGGCCTGGTGGAACAGGCCTACGTCGGTTACGTCTACGGCGAATCCACCTCCGGCCAGCGCGCGGTCTACGAGCTCGGCATGACCGGCATCCCGGTGGTCAACGTCAACAACAACTGTTCCACCGGCTCGACCGCGCTCTACCTTGCGGCACAGTCGATCCGGGGCGGACTGGCCGACTGCGCACTGGCACTCGGCTTCGAGAAGATGCAGCCGGGCTCGCTGGGTTCCACCTGGGACGATCGCGAGCAGCCGATGGCCAGGCACATCATGGCGCTCGCCGAGATCTCCGAGGTGCTGTTCCCGGTGGCACCGTGGATGTTCGGGGCGGCGGGCCGCGAGCACATGAAGCTGTACGGCACCACCGCGGAGCACTTCGCCAAGATCGGCTACAAGAACCACAAGCACTCGGTGAACAACCCGTATTCGCAGTTCCAGGACGAGTATTCGATGGACGACATCCTCGGCTCGCGGATGATCTACGACCCGCTCACCAAGCTGCAGTGCTCGCCGACCTCCGACGGTTCCGGCGCGGTCATCCTGGCCAGCGAGGCGTTCGTGGACAAGCACAACCTGGCCGCGCAGGCGGTGGAGATCGTCGGACAGGCAATGACCACCGACTTCCAGTCCACCTTCGACAACACCGCCAAGAACCTGGTCGGCTACGACATGACCGTCCAAGCCGCGCAGCAGGTTTACCGGCAGTCCGGTCTCGGTCCGGAAGACTTCCAGGCCATCGAGCTGCACGACTGCTTCTCGGCCAACGAACTGCTGACCTACGAGGCGCTCGGCCTCTGCGGCGAGGGTGAAGCCGGAAAGCTGGTCGACGACAACCTGACCACCTACGGCGGCAAGTGGGTGGTGAACCCGTCCGGCGGCCTGATCTCCAAAGGGCATCCGCTCGGCGCGACGGGTCTGGCGCAGTGCTCCGAACTCACCTGGCAGCTGCGTGGCACCGCCGACAAGCGGCAGGTCGACAACGTCACCGCCTGCCTGCAGCACAACATCGGGCTCGGCGGCGCCGCCGTCGTGACCGCCTACCAGCGCGCAGAACGCTGAGCTCGCGAAGCGTCATCCAACCCAGCGCTGAGCTCGCGAAGCGTCAATCCAGCACAGCGCTGAACTCGCACAACGAAACTCGACGAGGAGTCAATCATGGGACACATCGAAGCCACCAAGGACGTCAACGCCACCCCCGAGGCGCTGTGGACGGTCGTCTCCGATCCCAACACCTGGGACAAGTGGTTCACCATCCACGAGCGCTTCATGGAGGAGCCGCCAGCCGTGCTGACCGAGGGCTCGAAGCTGGTCGCCAAGATCGTCATGCTCGGCATGGCGAACAAGCTGGAGTGGACCGTCGTTTCGGTGCAGCAGCCGACCAAGCTCACCCTCGGCGGCACCGGCATGGCCGGAGTGAAGACCGAATTCACCTTCGACATCCAGCCCAAGGGCGACGGTGGCAGCACCATCCTGGTGTCCGGTGACTTCGAGGGCGCGCTGATCAAGGGTGCGCTCGGCAAGGCGGTCGAGAAGGACGGTCTCAAGCAGCTGGACAAGTCCCTCGAGCAGCTCGACGCGCTGGCCTCGGCATGAGAGCCGGGCTCGATGCTCATGCCGGAGAGGACACAGCATGACTGCGGAGACTACTACGGCACGGCTGGTCGAATTCGACGACGCCGGTCTCGAAATCTGGTGTGACGACGAGCGTTTCGAGGTCACCGGCGAACGGATCGCCGAATACGCCGCGGCGACCAATGATCCGATCGAGGCGCACCTCGCGGGCAAGGTGGCCTCGCCGGTCTTTGCCATCGTCCCGGTCTTCGAGGCCATGATGATGCCGGTGATCGATGTCGCGCCGATGGACATCTTCGGCCGAGTGGTGCACGGCGAGCAGGACTTCCACTTCCACCGGGCGATCCGGCCCGGCGACAAGCTGGTCTCGCGGGCCAAGGCGATCGGTTACACCAGCCGGTCCAACGGCACCACCATCACCATCCTCATCGAATGCAAGACCGAGGAAGGGGAGCTGGTCAACGAGCAGTACCTGACCGCGTTCTTCCGCAATATCGATGCGGGCAAGTCGGTCGGCAGCGCGGCGCCCGCGCACAAGTTCGACGAGAGCCTGCGGGCACAGGACCCGGTCGCCGTCGTGCCGCAGCACGTCGACGACGACCAAACCTTCCGATACTCACCGGCTTCCGGTGATCCGGTGCCGCTGCACCTGGACGATCAGGTCGCCAAGGATGCCGGGCTGCCCGGCATCATCGCGCACGGGCTGTGCACCATGGCGTTCGCGTCCTGGGCCGTGCTCACCGAAGTCGCCGGGTCGGATGTCAACCGGCTCAAGCGGTTTACGGTGCGCTTCGCCAAGATGGTCTTCCCCGGTGACGATCTGGAGACGCGCATCTGGCGGGTCGGCTCGGCCGACGGTGTCACGACCTACGCCTTCGAAACCGTGCGCGGCGAGGACGTGGTCCTCAGCGACGGACTCGCCGAGATCGCCGATTGAGCTCAGCCGGGACGTCGTAGCGCGTCGTCCCGGCTCGGGTCGCAATGTTCAGCACAAACGTCAGGAAGAGGAGACATCGATGGGTGCACTCGAAGGCCGGGTAGCCGTCATCACCGGCGCCGGTCGCGGCATCGGCCGCGAGCACGCCTTGCTGTTCGCGCGGGAGGGCGCGGCCGTGGTCGTCAACGACCTCGGCGGCAGCAACGAGGGCGAGGGAACCGACACCACCCCCGCCCAAGAGGTTGCCAACGAGATCATCGCGGCGGGCGGCAAAGCGGTCGCCAACACCGCGAACATCGCCACCTGGGACGGCGCGAAGAACGTGATCGACCAGGCGATCGCCGAGCTCGGCGGGCTCGACATCGTGGTCAACAACGCGGGCATCCTGCGCGATGCGTTCATCGCGGGCATGGACGAGGCGCAGTGGGATGCGGTGATCGCCGTGCACCTCAAGGGCCATGCCGCCGTGCTGCACCACGCCGCCGCCTACTGGAAAGACCAGAGCAAGGCGGGCAACCAGCCGAACGCCGCGGTGATCAATACCGCGTCCGCCTCGGGAACCACCGTGCCGAACGCGGGCCAGGCCAACTACGGCGCGGCCAAGGCGGGGATTGCCGCGCTCACCCTGGTCGCCGCCGACGAGCTGGCTCGCTACGGCGTGCGGGTCAACGCCATCGCGCCGATCGCGCGCACCCGGCTCACCCTGGCCACGCCGGGCATGGGCGCCATGATGGCGGCCGAAGCCGACGAGGTCGCCGATGGTGAATTCGACGCGTTCAGCCCGGCCAATATCTCGCCGCTGGTGGCCTACCTCGCCTCGGACAAGTGCCCGATCACCGGCAAGGTGTTCGCGGTGCAGGGCGGGGCCATCTCCGAACTGGCCGGTTGGCACGATGTGAAGACGATCGAGACCGAGGGACCGTGGTTGATCGACGACATCTCCGCACGGTTGCCCTGAGCTCGCGGAACTGAAGGAGAACAACGATGTTCGAATGGTCCGAGACCGATGTGCTGATCCGCGATGCCGTGCGGACCTTCATCGACAAGGAAATCCGGCCCAACCTGGATGCGCTGGACAGCGGTGAACTGTCGCCGTACCCGATCATCCGGAAACTGTTCAGCGAGTTCGGGATCGACGCCATGGGCGGCGAAGCGGTGCAGAAACTGCTCGCCAAGCAGCGGTCAAAAGAGGAGGCGGCCGCCGCGGGTGAGCCGCTGCCGGAGCGGAAGAAGGAAAAGTCTTCCGGCGGTAGCCCGTTCGCCGGGCAGGAATCGCTGATGGCGGTGCTGATCGGCGAATTGTCCGGCGTCTGCATGGGTTTGGTCACCGCGATGGGTGTCAGCATCGGACTCGGCGCCACGACCATCATGTCGCGCGGCACGTTGGCGCAGAAGGAGCGTTGGCTCGCCGACATCGTGACCATGCAGAAGGTCGCGGCGTGGGCGATCACCGAGCCCGACTCGGGCTCCGACGCGTTCGGCGGCATGAAGACCTACGTCCGGCGGGACGGCGACGACTACCTGCTGAACGGTCAGAAGACCTTCATCACCAACGGGCCGTTCGCCGATGTGATGATCGTCTACGCCAAGCTCGACGAGGGCGACGGCGGTGACAAGCGCGAGCGCAAGGTGCTCACCTTCGTCCTCGACAAGGGCATGGAGGGGCTCACCCAGGGCAAGCCGTTCAAGAAGATGGGACTGCACGCCTCGCCCACCGGTGAACTGTTCTTCGACAATGTCCGCCTCGGCAAGGACCGGCTGCTCGGCGAGACCGAGGAGCACAAGGGCGGCGACGGCAGGGAGAGCGCCCGCTCCAGCTTCACCGCCGAGCGCGTCGGGGTGGCCTTCATGGCGCTGGGCATCATCAACGAATGTCACCGGCTCTGCCTGGATTACGCCAAGAATCGCAAGCTCTGGGGCCAGGAGATCGGCCGCTTCCAGCTCGTCCAGCTCAAGCTGGCCAAGATGGAGATCGCGCGAATCAACGTGCAGAACATGGTGTTCAACACGCTGGAGCGCGGGCGCGCGGGCAAGCCGCCGACACTCGCCGAGGCGTCGGCGATGAAGTTGTACGCGTCCGAGGCGGCCACCGAGGTCGCCATGGAGGCGGTGCAGCTGTTCGGCGGCAACGGGTACATGACCGAGTACCGCGTGGAACAGCTTGCGCGCGATGCCAAGTCGTTGATGATCTACGCGGGCAGCAACGAGATCCAGGTGACCCACATCGCCAAGGGGCTGCTGGCTTAATCGCATACGGAGCCCGGGTGCGCTACAACGGCGTGCGCGCCCGGGATCTCCTGTTCCGCAATCGGAAACGCCGATAGTCCTGCGCACCTGTCACGGTGCCGCTCGCGAAGGGCCACCGGTCGATGATCACCGAAACCACCGCGCGCTACCACGACGTCAATACCCGGGTGCTGTCCGTCTCGGGGTCCGGCGGCCCGATTCTGCTGCTGCACGGCTACGCCGACAGCGCCGATACCTGGCGCGGAGTCCTTGCCGCTCTCGCGGCCGCTGGCCGCACCGCCTTCGCCGTCGACCTCCCCGGCTTCGGCTTGGCCGACCGGCGCGGGCCCGGCTCGATGACGCCGCAGTTCGACGCCTTCGTCGATGCGATCATCGCCGAGCACGGCCCGCTGACCCTAGTCGGCAACTCCCTCGGTGCGGCAACCGCACTGCACGCCGCCGCCAGGCATCCGGCAGGTGAGGTCGCCGCCGTGGTCGCCCTCGACGAGCCGCTGTTGGCGCGGCACTGGCTGGCCCGCGTCGGACGTCTGCGGGAATACCGATTCTTCTTCCGCCTGGTCGGCCTCCTACCTATTCCGACTTCGCTGGTGCGCTGGGGTGTACGCCGCGCGGCCGCCCTGCTGGTCTACGGCCCCGGCATCGTCGCCGACCCCGAATTCCTCAGCACCGCAGTCCGTTCCATCCCAGACATGCGTGCCGTCGCGGCACGTGGCCGCGACGCCGTCCGCTACGCCCGTGAACACCCTTCCGGCCATATCGATCTCACCATCACCTGCCCCGTCCTCATCGTGCACGGCACCGAGGACCGCATCATTCCCGTATCCGCCGCCCGAGCCCTGCACGCCCTGCTGCCGGACAGCGAATTGGTCATCCTCCCCGGCGTCGGCCACTGCCCTCAACTGGATGTCCCAGACAAGGTCTGCCAACTACTCCTGCAATTTCCCGACCGAACCGCCGACCAGCATTCCGACGTCGCCTCCTGAACCCTGGCTAGCCCTCATCCCCTCGAGCACCCGACTGCTGTTTCCTCAGCAGTTCAACCACTACATCGAGGGTCCTAGAGTTCTGGTTCACGGCTGCTTCCAGCAGAGTCATCCGGCCTTCGAGCTGACCGACCCGCGTTTCGAGCTGGTCGAACCGTGTTTCGAGCCGATCGAACCGTGTTTCGAGCTTGTCGATCCGTGCTTCGAGTTGGTCGAACCGTGTTTCGAGCTTGTCGAACCGTGTTTCGAGTTGGTTCACCCGTGCTGCGAGCTGGCTGAACTGCGCTGGTAGTGGTGCCAGTTCGTTCATCTGGGTGCTCAGCTGATTCACCTGTACCGCAACGTTTTCCAGGATGGATTCCACGCGATCCAAGCGGTGCCCGTGTTGTCGCTGGGTGGCGATCAGCAGACCGAACTGCCGTCCGGACGTCTTTTCCAGCCGGCGCAGCCGTAGGTCGATGTCGCGAACTACGCTGTCCGTTTTCTTGGCCTCCCGGTCCATTCTGCTGGTCAGTTCGTAGAGCCCGTCGACATCGCTGCGAAGTTGGTGCACTGCGCGGTCTACCTGTGTACTCCCCATGCCTCGAAACAGTAGGCGTCCGGGAGACCGCGTTCGAGGCCTCGCGCGGATTTGGGGATAACTTCCTGACCTGTGGATATCCGGTGCCTCAC from Nocardia iowensis includes these protein-coding regions:
- a CDS encoding purine-cytosine permease family protein; the protein is MVELETRSSNSDGIAAAKETLEDYTLRFAPRSYRKWSPAVVGISALGGIAYLADFAIGANIGIAHGTGNALLGIGFFAIVVMLTGFPLAYYAARYNLDLDLITRGSGFGYYGSVLTNVVFASFTFIFFALEGSIMAQGLELGLNIPLWLGYLASTLIIFPLVIYGMNTLAKLQVWTTPLWLLLMVLPFGFLLVRHPDSVSSFFAYGGENGSGVSVSGTLLAAGVCLSLIAQIAEQIDYLRFMPPRTPENARKWWTWMLLAGPGWVVFGALKQVVGLFLAVYLIANLPAAQGIANQPVHQFLEIYRDMVPGWLAMTLAVVLVVISQIKINVTNAYSGSLAWTNSYTRVTKSYPGRLIFLAVNLVIALILMEANMFDFLNNILGFYANCGIAWIVTVATDIAVNKYLLKISPKQPEFRRGMLYDFNPVGLVGFGLSAVLSIMTFFGIFGDLLKPYSPIVALVVAFVATPLTAIATKGKYYLRRSDDGIDLPMFDEHGNPSGETLTCHVTGLEFERPDMIASAIPGPAGEIQYISSLALSTDKPGDHLLPRQH
- a CDS encoding SDR family oxidoreductase, with product MGALEGRVAVITGAGRGIGREHALLFAREGAAVVVNDLGGSNEGEGTDTTPAQEVANEIIAAGGKAVANTANIATWDGAKNVIDQAIAELGGLDIVVNNAGILRDAFIAGMDEAQWDAVIAVHLKGHAAVLHHAAAYWKDQSKAGNQPNAAVINTASASGTTVPNAGQANYGAAKAGIAALTLVAADELARYGVRVNAIAPIARTRLTLATPGMGAMMAAEADEVADGEFDAFSPANISPLVAYLASDKCPITGKVFAVQGGAISELAGWHDVKTIETEGPWLIDDISARLP
- a CDS encoding MaoC/PaaZ C-terminal domain-containing protein — its product is MTAETTTARLVEFDDAGLEIWCDDERFEVTGERIAEYAAATNDPIEAHLAGKVASPVFAIVPVFEAMMMPVIDVAPMDIFGRVVHGEQDFHFHRAIRPGDKLVSRAKAIGYTSRSNGTTITILIECKTEEGELVNEQYLTAFFRNIDAGKSVGSAAPAHKFDESLRAQDPVAVVPQHVDDDQTFRYSPASGDPVPLHLDDQVAKDAGLPGIIAHGLCTMAFASWAVLTEVAGSDVNRLKRFTVRFAKMVFPGDDLETRIWRVGSADGVTTYAFETVRGEDVVLSDGLAEIAD
- a CDS encoding alpha/beta fold hydrolase, translated to MITETTARYHDVNTRVLSVSGSGGPILLLHGYADSADTWRGVLAALAAAGRTAFAVDLPGFGLADRRGPGSMTPQFDAFVDAIIAEHGPLTLVGNSLGAATALHAAARHPAGEVAAVVALDEPLLARHWLARVGRLREYRFFFRLVGLLPIPTSLVRWGVRRAAALLVYGPGIVADPEFLSTAVRSIPDMRAVAARGRDAVRYAREHPSGHIDLTITCPVLIVHGTEDRIIPVSAARALHALLPDSELVILPGVGHCPQLDVPDKVCQLLLQFPDRTADQHSDVAS
- a CDS encoding lipid-transfer protein, with translation MANKVYVVGVGMTKFEKPGRRKNEDGTDWDYPDMARESGTKALADAGIAYGLVEQAYVGYVYGESTSGQRAVYELGMTGIPVVNVNNNCSTGSTALYLAAQSIRGGLADCALALGFEKMQPGSLGSTWDDREQPMARHIMALAEISEVLFPVAPWMFGAAGREHMKLYGTTAEHFAKIGYKNHKHSVNNPYSQFQDEYSMDDILGSRMIYDPLTKLQCSPTSDGSGAVILASEAFVDKHNLAAQAVEIVGQAMTTDFQSTFDNTAKNLVGYDMTVQAAQQVYRQSGLGPEDFQAIELHDCFSANELLTYEALGLCGEGEAGKLVDDNLTTYGGKWVVNPSGGLISKGHPLGATGLAQCSELTWQLRGTADKRQVDNVTACLQHNIGLGGAAVVTAYQRAER
- a CDS encoding TetR/AcrR family transcriptional regulator; protein product: MARIEVAKPQRRTQEQRSTEMRTRLLDATIDCLVEYGYAGTTTPRVAERAGVTRGAQVHHFGSKTDLVVAAISHLAQLRAETAMREMAKVERGNDPVGAALDFLWELHQGPLFIATVELWVAGRTDPVLAAAMEKVEPFVNNAVLMAVARFVPDEIRRKEARDFIYTAMDALRGILVSNFIDPDNERAQRRWRRATAHLHNIAEAALADVRAAE
- a CDS encoding type II toxin-antitoxin system Rv0910 family toxin, whose product is MGHIEATKDVNATPEALWTVVSDPNTWDKWFTIHERFMEEPPAVLTEGSKLVAKIVMLGMANKLEWTVVSVQQPTKLTLGGTGMAGVKTEFTFDIQPKGDGGSTILVSGDFEGALIKGALGKAVEKDGLKQLDKSLEQLDALASA
- a CDS encoding serine hydrolase domain-containing protein, with amino-acid sequence MGIAFVSAVVLIGSAGAGAVAAPAVAERVGLQRAMEELIAAGAAGVQVRVHDQHGGWTGSAGVAELGRPEPVPVDGRFRIGSITKTFVATVLLQLVGEGRLGLEDPVARHLPQFGLDPRITVRMVLQHTSGLFSYTGELRPDGTIETGILPESGRASVDAFYRDYQPDELIRFALTKPARFEPGTDWSYSNTNYQLAGMLIEKLTGLPYGLQIYSRIVVPLGLWETLVPGTWPEIIGPHAHGYLVYEENGAQLTADLTRQNPSWAGAAGEMISSTRDLDTFVGALFGGRLLAPPLLAEMRTTRPMAPGMDYGLGLLRQEFGPECVGIGHNGNVPGYYSEAYSTIDGTRRFEMSVTTGTVLRWDDFEGFAELFAKANAVVTQGLCGE
- a CDS encoding acyl-CoA dehydrogenase family protein, with the translated sequence MFEWSETDVLIRDAVRTFIDKEIRPNLDALDSGELSPYPIIRKLFSEFGIDAMGGEAVQKLLAKQRSKEEAAAAGEPLPERKKEKSSGGSPFAGQESLMAVLIGELSGVCMGLVTAMGVSIGLGATTIMSRGTLAQKERWLADIVTMQKVAAWAITEPDSGSDAFGGMKTYVRRDGDDYLLNGQKTFITNGPFADVMIVYAKLDEGDGGDKRERKVLTFVLDKGMEGLTQGKPFKKMGLHASPTGELFFDNVRLGKDRLLGETEEHKGGDGRESARSSFTAERVGVAFMALGIINECHRLCLDYAKNRKLWGQEIGRFQLVQLKLAKMEIARINVQNMVFNTLERGRAGKPPTLAEASAMKLYASEAATEVAMEAVQLFGGNGYMTEYRVEQLARDAKSLMIYAGSNEIQVTHIAKGLLA